Proteins from a single region of Punica granatum isolate Tunisia-2019 chromosome 8, ASM765513v2, whole genome shotgun sequence:
- the LOC116216012 gene encoding magnesium/proton exchanger 1 isoform X3, translating into MGLIKMAPVFQRLLEGKAGISSILGHEKCESYLLFGAERALGDAFRAFLYFVGLAYCFIGLSAITARFFRSMENVVKHTRKVVVRDPHTNLESVKYEKVWNYTIADITLLAFGTSFPQISLATIDALRNLGQIYAGGLGPGTLVGSAAFDLFPIHAVCVVVPKAGELKKISDIGVWLVELFWSFWAYIWLYIILEVWTPNIVTLWEALLTVLMFGLLLIHAYAQDKRWPYLSLPLARSERPEDWVPEETELYKEAGSAYDESHEINQVGQDGNPGNIVDIFSIHSTTETGPIYQNVPTSDVAESSNRPFHKEIKLEEFHVLSIWKQQFVDALMVPYLTMKIQILEELFCYNGLEKLVWSSNLMRVPAHILEKFQEQRTVEPQNHNLTDVLLLESAESRKLHSACLRFARLSWQLLLAPWRFLFAFVPPYQIAHGWIAFICSLIFISGIAYVVTNFTDLISCTTDLLPSQE; encoded by the exons ATGGGGCTGATCAAGATGGCCCCAGTTTTTCAAAGACTATTGGAGGGCAAAGCTGGAATTTCTAGCATTTTGGGGCATGAAAAATGTGAAAGCTACTTGCTTTTTGGAGCTGAAAGAGCTTTGGGAGATGCATTTCGGGCTTTCTTGTACTTTGTTGGTCTTGCTTACTGTTTTATAGGATTATCAGCTATAACTGCTCGTTTTTTCCGGTCAATGGAAAATGTTGTGAAGCATACGCGTAAGGTGGTGGTACGAGATCCTCACACAAACCTTGAATCCgtgaaatatgaaaaagtgTGGAACTACACCATTGCAGACATTACATTGCTGGCATTTGGGACCAGCTTTCCTCAAATTTCTCTAGCCACTATTGATGCACTCCGAAACCTTGGGCAGATATATGCTGGAG GTCTTGGACCAGGAACACTTGTCGGTTCTGCAGCATTTGATCTATTTCCTATCCATGCTGTTTGTGTCGTGGTTCCTAAAGCTGGGGAATTGAAAAAGATATCTGATATTGGAGTCTGGCTGGTTGAGCTCTTTTGGTCCTTCTGGGCTTACATTTGGCTATATATAATACTTGAG GTATGGACTCCTAACATTGTTACGCTCTGGGAAGCTCTGTTAACAGTTTTGATGTTTGGATTGCTGCTGATACATGCATATGCTCAAGACAAGCGTTGGCCCTACTTGTCTCTTCCTCT GGCGAGAAGTGAAAGACCAGAGGATTGGGTGCCGGAAGAGACGGAATTATATAAAGAAGCGGGTAGTGCCTATGATGAGTCCCATGAGATCAATCAAGTCGGCCAAGATGGAAACCCTGGAAATATTGTTGACATCTTTTCTATTCATTCCACCACTGAAACAG GTCCCATATATCAAAATGTGCCCACTAGTGATGTAGCTGAATCCTCCAATCGACCTTTTCACAAGGAGATCAAGTTGGAAGAGTTTCACGTGCTCTCAATTTGGAAACAGCAATTTGTGGATGCGCTCATGGTACCGTATCTAACAATGAAAATTCAGATTCTTGAAGAATTATTCTGCTATAATGGATTGGAGAAACTTGTATGGTCTTCCAATCTCATGAGGGTGCCTGCACACATTCTAGAAAAATTTCAAGAGCAAAGGACAGTAGAACctcaaaatcacaatttgaCTGATGTACTACTT TTGGAAAGTGCAGAATCGAGGAAGTTGCACAGTGCATGTCTACGGTTTGCAAGATTATCATGGCAATTGCTCCTTGCCCCATGGAGGTTTCTTTTTGCTTTTGTACCTCCTTATCAGATTGCTCATGGATGGATCGCTTTCATTTGCTCTCTAATCTTCATCAGTGGGATTGCTTATGTTGTGACAAATTTCACTGACCTAATTAGCTGCACCACAG ATCTTCTTCCTTCGCAGGAATAA
- the LOC116216012 gene encoding magnesium/proton exchanger isoform X1, which translates to MGLIKMAPVFQRLLEGKAGISSILGHEKCESYLLFGAERALGDAFRAFLYFVGLAYCFIGLSAITARFFRSMENVVKHTRKVVVRDPHTNLESVKYEKVWNYTIADITLLAFGTSFPQISLATIDALRNLGQIYAGGLGPGTLVGSAAFDLFPIHAVCVVVPKAGELKKISDIGVWLVELFWSFWAYIWLYIILEVWTPNIVTLWEALLTVLMFGLLLIHAYAQDKRWPYLSLPLARSERPEDWVPEETELYKEAGSAYDESHEINQVGQDGNPGNIVDIFSIHSTTETGPIYQNVPTSDVAESSNRPFHKEIKLEEFHVLSIWKQQFVDALMVPYLTMKIQILEELFCYNGLEKLVWSSNLMRVPAHILEKFQEQRTVEPQNHNLTDVLLLESAESRKLHSACLRFARLSWQLLLAPWRFLFAFVPPYQIAHGWIAFICSLIFISGIAYVVTNFTDLISCTTGINAYVIAFTALAAGTSWPDLVASKIAAERQTTADSAIANITCSNSVNIYVGIGIPWLIDTAYNFIAYGEPLRIQNAAGLSFSLLVFFSTSVGCIGVLVLRRLTLGAELGGPRFWAWATSIYFMLLWLIFVVLSSLRVSGII; encoded by the exons ATGGGGCTGATCAAGATGGCCCCAGTTTTTCAAAGACTATTGGAGGGCAAAGCTGGAATTTCTAGCATTTTGGGGCATGAAAAATGTGAAAGCTACTTGCTTTTTGGAGCTGAAAGAGCTTTGGGAGATGCATTTCGGGCTTTCTTGTACTTTGTTGGTCTTGCTTACTGTTTTATAGGATTATCAGCTATAACTGCTCGTTTTTTCCGGTCAATGGAAAATGTTGTGAAGCATACGCGTAAGGTGGTGGTACGAGATCCTCACACAAACCTTGAATCCgtgaaatatgaaaaagtgTGGAACTACACCATTGCAGACATTACATTGCTGGCATTTGGGACCAGCTTTCCTCAAATTTCTCTAGCCACTATTGATGCACTCCGAAACCTTGGGCAGATATATGCTGGAG GTCTTGGACCAGGAACACTTGTCGGTTCTGCAGCATTTGATCTATTTCCTATCCATGCTGTTTGTGTCGTGGTTCCTAAAGCTGGGGAATTGAAAAAGATATCTGATATTGGAGTCTGGCTGGTTGAGCTCTTTTGGTCCTTCTGGGCTTACATTTGGCTATATATAATACTTGAG GTATGGACTCCTAACATTGTTACGCTCTGGGAAGCTCTGTTAACAGTTTTGATGTTTGGATTGCTGCTGATACATGCATATGCTCAAGACAAGCGTTGGCCCTACTTGTCTCTTCCTCT GGCGAGAAGTGAAAGACCAGAGGATTGGGTGCCGGAAGAGACGGAATTATATAAAGAAGCGGGTAGTGCCTATGATGAGTCCCATGAGATCAATCAAGTCGGCCAAGATGGAAACCCTGGAAATATTGTTGACATCTTTTCTATTCATTCCACCACTGAAACAG GTCCCATATATCAAAATGTGCCCACTAGTGATGTAGCTGAATCCTCCAATCGACCTTTTCACAAGGAGATCAAGTTGGAAGAGTTTCACGTGCTCTCAATTTGGAAACAGCAATTTGTGGATGCGCTCATGGTACCGTATCTAACAATGAAAATTCAGATTCTTGAAGAATTATTCTGCTATAATGGATTGGAGAAACTTGTATGGTCTTCCAATCTCATGAGGGTGCCTGCACACATTCTAGAAAAATTTCAAGAGCAAAGGACAGTAGAACctcaaaatcacaatttgaCTGATGTACTACTT TTGGAAAGTGCAGAATCGAGGAAGTTGCACAGTGCATGTCTACGGTTTGCAAGATTATCATGGCAATTGCTCCTTGCCCCATGGAGGTTTCTTTTTGCTTTTGTACCTCCTTATCAGATTGCTCATGGATGGATCGCTTTCATTTGCTCTCTAATCTTCATCAGTGGGATTGCTTATGTTGTGACAAATTTCACTGACCTAATTAGCTGCACCACAG GAATAAATGCTTATGTCATAGCATTTACAGCCCTAGCTGCTGGAACCTCTTGGCCCGATTTAGTGGCTAGTAAGATTGCTGCCGAGCGACAGACAACGGCAGACTCAGCAATTGCAAACATCACTTGCAG caacTCGGTGAACATCTACGTGGGCATTGGAATCCCATGGCTGATCGATACCGCCTACAACTTCATTGCATATGGAGAGCCCTTGAGGATCCAGAATGCAGCAGGTCTCAGCTTCTCTTTGCTCGTTTTCTTCTCCACCTCTGTAGGATGCATCGGAGTTCTCGTGCTGCGACGCCTCACCTTGGGTGCAGAGCTCGGAGGCCCAAGGTTCTGGGCTTGGGCGACCTCTATATACTTCATGTTGCTTTGGCTCATATTCGTTGTTCTCTCCTCCCTTCGAGTTTCCGGTATCATATAA
- the LOC116216012 gene encoding magnesium/proton exchanger 1 isoform X2, whose product MGLIKMAPVFQRLLEGKAGISSILGHEKCESYLLFGAERALGDAFRAFLYFVGLAYCFIGLSAITARFFRSMENVVKHTRKVVVRDPHTNLESVKYEKVWNYTIADITLLAFGTSFPQISLATIDALRNLGQIYAGGLGPGTLVGSAAFDLFPIHAVCVVVPKAGELKKISDIGVWLVELFWSFWAYIWLYIILEVWTPNIVTLWEALLTVLMFGLLLIHAYAQDKRWPYLSLPLARSERPEDWVPEETELYKEAGSAYDESHEINQVGQDGNPGNIVDIFSIHSTTETGPIYQNVPTSDVAESSNRPFHKEIKLEEFHVLSIWKQQFVDALMLESAESRKLHSACLRFARLSWQLLLAPWRFLFAFVPPYQIAHGWIAFICSLIFISGIAYVVTNFTDLISCTTGINAYVIAFTALAAGTSWPDLVASKIAAERQTTADSAIANITCSNSVNIYVGIGIPWLIDTAYNFIAYGEPLRIQNAAGLSFSLLVFFSTSVGCIGVLVLRRLTLGAELGGPRFWAWATSIYFMLLWLIFVVLSSLRVSGII is encoded by the exons ATGGGGCTGATCAAGATGGCCCCAGTTTTTCAAAGACTATTGGAGGGCAAAGCTGGAATTTCTAGCATTTTGGGGCATGAAAAATGTGAAAGCTACTTGCTTTTTGGAGCTGAAAGAGCTTTGGGAGATGCATTTCGGGCTTTCTTGTACTTTGTTGGTCTTGCTTACTGTTTTATAGGATTATCAGCTATAACTGCTCGTTTTTTCCGGTCAATGGAAAATGTTGTGAAGCATACGCGTAAGGTGGTGGTACGAGATCCTCACACAAACCTTGAATCCgtgaaatatgaaaaagtgTGGAACTACACCATTGCAGACATTACATTGCTGGCATTTGGGACCAGCTTTCCTCAAATTTCTCTAGCCACTATTGATGCACTCCGAAACCTTGGGCAGATATATGCTGGAG GTCTTGGACCAGGAACACTTGTCGGTTCTGCAGCATTTGATCTATTTCCTATCCATGCTGTTTGTGTCGTGGTTCCTAAAGCTGGGGAATTGAAAAAGATATCTGATATTGGAGTCTGGCTGGTTGAGCTCTTTTGGTCCTTCTGGGCTTACATTTGGCTATATATAATACTTGAG GTATGGACTCCTAACATTGTTACGCTCTGGGAAGCTCTGTTAACAGTTTTGATGTTTGGATTGCTGCTGATACATGCATATGCTCAAGACAAGCGTTGGCCCTACTTGTCTCTTCCTCT GGCGAGAAGTGAAAGACCAGAGGATTGGGTGCCGGAAGAGACGGAATTATATAAAGAAGCGGGTAGTGCCTATGATGAGTCCCATGAGATCAATCAAGTCGGCCAAGATGGAAACCCTGGAAATATTGTTGACATCTTTTCTATTCATTCCACCACTGAAACAG GTCCCATATATCAAAATGTGCCCACTAGTGATGTAGCTGAATCCTCCAATCGACCTTTTCACAAGGAGATCAAGTTGGAAGAGTTTCACGTGCTCTCAATTTGGAAACAGCAATTTGTGGATGCGCTCATG TTGGAAAGTGCAGAATCGAGGAAGTTGCACAGTGCATGTCTACGGTTTGCAAGATTATCATGGCAATTGCTCCTTGCCCCATGGAGGTTTCTTTTTGCTTTTGTACCTCCTTATCAGATTGCTCATGGATGGATCGCTTTCATTTGCTCTCTAATCTTCATCAGTGGGATTGCTTATGTTGTGACAAATTTCACTGACCTAATTAGCTGCACCACAG GAATAAATGCTTATGTCATAGCATTTACAGCCCTAGCTGCTGGAACCTCTTGGCCCGATTTAGTGGCTAGTAAGATTGCTGCCGAGCGACAGACAACGGCAGACTCAGCAATTGCAAACATCACTTGCAG caacTCGGTGAACATCTACGTGGGCATTGGAATCCCATGGCTGATCGATACCGCCTACAACTTCATTGCATATGGAGAGCCCTTGAGGATCCAGAATGCAGCAGGTCTCAGCTTCTCTTTGCTCGTTTTCTTCTCCACCTCTGTAGGATGCATCGGAGTTCTCGTGCTGCGACGCCTCACCTTGGGTGCAGAGCTCGGAGGCCCAAGGTTCTGGGCTTGGGCGACCTCTATATACTTCATGTTGCTTTGGCTCATATTCGTTGTTCTCTCCTCCCTTCGAGTTTCCGGTATCATATAA
- the LOC116216013 gene encoding blue-light photoreceptor PHR2-like isoform X2: MASQPDPLVADEAPETETPPSESQQTPLPALPFAASSLSLSAVSPLFSSAQSPATAKKKRTHKLPAKPSPSFSCLSRLSLSPVSAPPPKLTFLRPTFSPTPLLAPLPLVPRRPHDPNGGAALRRASIVWFRSDLRLSDNECLNAANDESMSVLPVYCFDPRDYGRSSSGFDKTGPYRAKFLLGCVANLRDNLRARGSDLIVRFGRPEEVLVEMAKAIGADALYAHREVSTDEVEAEERIEAAMKDEGVEVKYFWGGSLFHVDDLPFKLEDMPTTYCGFRDKVKGLEVRKTIDALDQLKGLPKRGDVEPGEMPSLVDLGFNPSATMAQNGKAAAYNSLVGGETEAIERLKKYSLESQAHQNKGSSNSLYGADFSCKISPWLTSGCISPRSIFHELKKAASGLSPVASNQNGEDSGSSSGAGTNWWTYELLWRDFFRFITRKYNLAKIAQPDTVPATACTGALA, from the exons ATGGCTTCCCAGCCGGACCCACTGGTCGCCGACGAGGCCCCGGAGACGGAGACTCCTCCCTCCGAATCCCAACAAACCCCTCTACCCGCCCTCCCTTTCGCCGcttcttccctctctctctctgccgtctctcctctcttctcctCCGCTCAGTCGCCGGCCACGGCCAAGAAGAAACGCACACACAAGCTCCCGGCGAAGCCCTCACCGTCTTTCTCCTGCCTCTcccgcctctctctctcccccgtCTCCGCCCCCCCTCCCAAGCTCACCTTCCTTAGGCCCACATTCTCCCCGACCCCTCTCCTCGCCCCTCTACCCCTCGTCCCGCGCCGCCCTCACGACCCCAATGGCGGCGCCGCCCTCCGACGCGCATCCATCGTGTGGTTCCGCAGCGACCTCCGGTTGAGCGACAACGAGTGCCTCAACGCCGCCAACGATGAGTCCATGTCGGTCCTGCCTGTCTACTGCTTCGACCCCCGTGACTATGGGAGATCCTCGTCTGGGTTTGACAAGACTGGGCCTTACCGTGCCAAGTTCCTGCTCGGCTGCGTTGCTAACCTCCGCGACAACCTGCGGGCCCGTGGGTCCGATCTCATCGTCAGATTTGGGAGGCCGGAGGAG GTTCTTGTGGAAATGGCCAAGGCAATTGGAGCCGATGCTCTGTATGCTCACCGGGAGGTGTCCACCGATGAGGTTGAGGCAGAGGAGAGGATCGAGGCCGCGATGAAGGATGAAGGAGTTGAAGTGAAGTACTTCTGGGGAGGCTCGTTGTTCCATGTCGATGATTTGCCATTTAAATTGGAGGACATGCCCACAACTTATTGTGGATTTAGGGATAAAGTCAAGGGGTTAGAGGTTAGGAAGACAATTGATGCCTTGGATCAGTTGAAGGGGTTGCCAAAGAGAGGGGACGTGGAGCCTGGGGAGATGCCTTCTTTGGTGGATTTGGGATTCAATCCAAGTGCCACCATGGCCCAG AATGGAAAGGCAGCTGCTTACAATTCTTTGGTGGGTGGAGAAACTGAAGCAATAGAAAGGCTCAAGAAGTACTCATTAGAGAGCCAAGCTCACCAGAACAAGGGATCCTCCAACAGCTTATATGGAGCGGACTTTTCCTGCAAGATTTCACCATGGCTGACAAGTGGCTGCATCTCGCCACGTTCAATTTTCCATGAGCTGAAGAAAGCAGCTTCTGG GTTATCGCCTGTGGCATCTAATCAAAACGGTGAAGATAGCGGCTCATCCTCTGGTGCTGGAACGAATTGGTGGACTTACGAGTTGCTATGGAGGGATTTCTTCAG ATTCATCACTCGGAAATACAACTTGGCAAAGATTGCACAACCTGATACTGTTCCAGCCACGGCTTGCACTGGAGCTCTTGCCTGA
- the LOC116216013 gene encoding blue-light photoreceptor PHR2-like isoform X1 has protein sequence MASQPDPLVADEAPETETPPSESQQTPLPALPFAASSLSLSAVSPLFSSAQSPATAKKKRTHKLPAKPSPSFSCLSRLSLSPVSAPPPKLTFLRPTFSPTPLLAPLPLVPRRPHDPNGGAALRRASIVWFRSDLRLSDNECLNAANDESMSVLPVYCFDPRDYGRSSSGFDKTGPYRAKFLLGCVANLRDNLRARGSDLIVRFGRPEEVLVEMAKAIGADALYAHREVSTDEVEAEERIEAAMKDEGVEVKYFWGGSLFHVDDLPFKLEDMPTTYCGFRDKVKGLEVRKTIDALDQLKGLPKRGDVEPGEMPSLVDLGFNPSATMAQSQNGKAAAYNSLVGGETEAIERLKKYSLESQAHQNKGSSNSLYGADFSCKISPWLTSGCISPRSIFHELKKAASGLSPVASNQNGEDSGSSSGAGTNWWTYELLWRDFFRFITRKYNLAKIAQPDTVPATACTGALA, from the exons ATGGCTTCCCAGCCGGACCCACTGGTCGCCGACGAGGCCCCGGAGACGGAGACTCCTCCCTCCGAATCCCAACAAACCCCTCTACCCGCCCTCCCTTTCGCCGcttcttccctctctctctctgccgtctctcctctcttctcctCCGCTCAGTCGCCGGCCACGGCCAAGAAGAAACGCACACACAAGCTCCCGGCGAAGCCCTCACCGTCTTTCTCCTGCCTCTcccgcctctctctctcccccgtCTCCGCCCCCCCTCCCAAGCTCACCTTCCTTAGGCCCACATTCTCCCCGACCCCTCTCCTCGCCCCTCTACCCCTCGTCCCGCGCCGCCCTCACGACCCCAATGGCGGCGCCGCCCTCCGACGCGCATCCATCGTGTGGTTCCGCAGCGACCTCCGGTTGAGCGACAACGAGTGCCTCAACGCCGCCAACGATGAGTCCATGTCGGTCCTGCCTGTCTACTGCTTCGACCCCCGTGACTATGGGAGATCCTCGTCTGGGTTTGACAAGACTGGGCCTTACCGTGCCAAGTTCCTGCTCGGCTGCGTTGCTAACCTCCGCGACAACCTGCGGGCCCGTGGGTCCGATCTCATCGTCAGATTTGGGAGGCCGGAGGAG GTTCTTGTGGAAATGGCCAAGGCAATTGGAGCCGATGCTCTGTATGCTCACCGGGAGGTGTCCACCGATGAGGTTGAGGCAGAGGAGAGGATCGAGGCCGCGATGAAGGATGAAGGAGTTGAAGTGAAGTACTTCTGGGGAGGCTCGTTGTTCCATGTCGATGATTTGCCATTTAAATTGGAGGACATGCCCACAACTTATTGTGGATTTAGGGATAAAGTCAAGGGGTTAGAGGTTAGGAAGACAATTGATGCCTTGGATCAGTTGAAGGGGTTGCCAAAGAGAGGGGACGTGGAGCCTGGGGAGATGCCTTCTTTGGTGGATTTGGGATTCAATCCAAGTGCCACCATGGCCCAG TCACAGAATGGAAAGGCAGCTGCTTACAATTCTTTGGTGGGTGGAGAAACTGAAGCAATAGAAAGGCTCAAGAAGTACTCATTAGAGAGCCAAGCTCACCAGAACAAGGGATCCTCCAACAGCTTATATGGAGCGGACTTTTCCTGCAAGATTTCACCATGGCTGACAAGTGGCTGCATCTCGCCACGTTCAATTTTCCATGAGCTGAAGAAAGCAGCTTCTGG GTTATCGCCTGTGGCATCTAATCAAAACGGTGAAGATAGCGGCTCATCCTCTGGTGCTGGAACGAATTGGTGGACTTACGAGTTGCTATGGAGGGATTTCTTCAG ATTCATCACTCGGAAATACAACTTGGCAAAGATTGCACAACCTGATACTGTTCCAGCCACGGCTTGCACTGGAGCTCTTGCCTGA
- the LOC116188848 gene encoding S-protein homolog 24-like gives MAVFNMLPTQTMQLIHVHCKSKDDDLGTHIIANGDRCEFSFNVNIFQTTLIFCGIGWSGGLAVFNGYKARRDLERCLRYCMWDVKAAGGQGFRDGVSNRNIVIP, from the coding sequence ATGGCCGTCTTTAACATGCTCCCAACCCAAACGATGCAACTTATACACGTCCATTGTAAATCAAAGGACGATGATCTCGGAACCCATATTATTGCCAACGGCGACCGCTGCGAGTTCTCATTCAATGTGAATATATTTCAGACCACGCTCATCTTCTGCGGAATCGGATGGAGTGGTGGGCTCGCCGTCTTCAATGGGTACAAGGCCAGGAGGGATCTGGAGAGGTGCTTGCGCTATTGTATGTGGGACGTGAAAGCAGCCGGCGGGCAGGGATTCAGGGATGGAGTTAGCAATCGTAATATTGTAATTCCATAG
- the LOC116188849 gene encoding putative disease resistance protein RGA1: MAKKEEHEWKNQNLEKIAREIVKKCAGVPLAIKTIGRLLAFSGTTEEDWLNFKDSDLSSINQEESDIMPSLKLSYDFLPSHLKLCFAYCSLFPQDYELESRELVYLWMAQGFINKPLGSKKTLEEVGYDYFRELLSRCFFQEIRENVYGDIMSCKMHDLALLVAGENCITIDSSHAKMFPEGARHITINDPNVLNGLERERRIRSLFLTAEESTDTFSEDSTDIFGNRIPIDVLDVSCFRSLRALRIRGVRIKMISRSIGELKHLRSLDLSITGELRSLPDSISELCNLESLNLTRCWHLEGLPSGITKLVNLRQLNVSGCDHLTHMPRGIGTLTNLQRLDVFVLGEESNQNAAGLDELSGLIGLKKELTIRRLERVGSSSISSEVDASFSMEKLAHLQCLDLCWGWDANASNDKEVIEKLRPHSDVKGLRIDRYVGVRLPSWVSQLHRLVEIEIKQCGCRQLPPIDQLPSLKRIWLHGLMNLEHIELSEGGTMPQSNFFPSLEEIVLGYLPKFKGWEWERRGNRIEEEDGNSSSSSSLLMLPCFSDKVKIVIYTCGRFSYISHGEQLLRLAGWRMRNVTALLLHQHDPLLLPLGPQHDSLSLTALTSLSISKIEDADHLPVELFQSLPSLQSLEISHCPRLKALPLGAILPHLPTLETLEISYCPELDLSTDDGGGEEDEEDMPMPPNLQFTKLRKLELWYIPKLETLPWWIQHLTNLESLFIFSCENLKALPGWFPNLTSLKHLEILNCGEELRRRICCLNRYICMPQNQFLLVKLSGFFVIPAHHFGFKILYLICKCPKALRKFKGAQLVVVGAELNGQLKAPKDCFLLAKNPNGMFCKDAFSALMSSRNLYGFIKKSFLDIGSVSRILDSIMKLCPQFNWNIENQESFTNSSELEHITEATARDLNVVRPLPALPVLNSQQNRVSRLLNVLRILGVVETC, translated from the exons ATGGCAAAGAAGGAGGAGCACGAgtggaaaaatcaaaatctagaaAAGATTGCGAGAGAAATTGTGAAGAAGTGTGCGGGAGTTCCCCTTGCAATTAAGACGATTGGGCGATTGTTAGCGTTCTCTGGAACTACCGAAGAAGATTGGTTGAATTTTAAGGATAGTGATTTATCTTCGATAAATCAAGAAGAAAGTGACATTATGCCTTCGCTTAAGTTGAGTTACGATTTTTTGCCATCGCATTTGAAACTGTGCTTTGCTTATTGCAGCTTATTTCCGCAAGATTACGAGCTAGAATCACGTGAGCTTGTCTATCTTTGGATGGCACAGGGATTTATTAATAAACCTCTAGGCAGTAAGAAAACCCTTGAAGAAGTAGGTTATGACTATTTCAGGGAGTTGCTTTCCAGATGCTTTTTCCAAGAAATACGAGAAAATGTGTACGGCGACATTATGAGCTGCAAAATGCATGACCTCGCACTGTTAGTTGCAGGAGAGAATTGCATCACCATTGATAGCTCACATGCGAAAATGTTCCCAGAAGGAGCTCGCCATATAACTATAAATGATCCGAATGTGTTGAATGgattggagagagagagaagaataaGGTCCCTATTTCTTACGGCTGAAGAGAGTACTGATACATTCAGCGAAGATAGTACTGATATATTTGGAAATAGGATTCCTATTGATGTTCTGGATGTTTCGTGTTTTAGAAGTCTACGGGCGCTGCGTATACGTGGTGTCCGCATAAAGATGATTTCGCGTTCCATTGGTGAACTCAAGCATTTGAGGAGCCTTGATCTCTCAATCACTGGAGAGTTAAGGTCCCTTCCGGATTCCATAAGTGAGTTGTGCAATTTGGAGAGCCTTAATCTCACAAGATGTTGGCATCTAGAAGGATTACCAAGTGGCATTACGAAATTGGTCAATTTGAGGCAGCTCAATGTGAGTGGATGTGATCATTTAACACATATGCCGAGGGGGATTGGGACGTTGACTAATTTGCAAAGGTTAGACGTATTTGTATTAGGGGAGGAATCGAACCAAAATGCTGCAGGGCTAGACGAGCTGAGCGGACTTATTGGATTGAAGAAAGAACTGACTATTCGAAGATTGGAAAGAGTGGGGAGTAGTAGTATTTCGAGCGAGGTGGATGCTTCCTTCTCGATGGAGAAGTTAGCTCATCTTCAATGTTTGGACCTATGCTGGGGTTGGGATGCGAATGCGAGCAATGACAAAGAAGTTATAGAAAAACTTCGACCCCATTCAGATGTGAAGGGATTGAGGATAGATAGATATGTCGGTGTCAGACTTCCATCGTGGGTCTCTCAACTGCATAGACTAGTCGAGATTGAGATTAAACAATGTGGTTGCAGGCAGCTACCACCTATAGATCAGCTCCCTTCCCTCAAAAGAATCTGGTTGCATGGTTTGATGAATTTGGAACATATAGAATTATCGGAGGGTGGGACGATGCCACAGTCTAATTTCTTTCCATCCTTGGAAGAAATAGTGCTAGGGTATTTGCCTAAATTCAAGGGATGGGAGTGGGAGAGGAGGGGCAATAGAATTGAAGAGGAGGATGgcaattcttcttcttcttcttctttgttaATGCTCCCCTGCTTCTCCGACAAGGTCAAGATTGTAATATATACGTGCGGAAGATTCTCTTACATATCGCATGGTGAACAGCTACTACGACTAGCGGGATGGAGGATGAGGAATGTAACTGCACTCCTACTCCACCAACACGATCCACTACTTCTTCCCCTTGGCCCCCAAcatgattctctctctctcaccgCACTGACATCCCTCTCCATCAGCAAAATTGAGGATGCAGACCACTTGCCCGTGGAGTTGTTTCAGTCCCTCCCGTCTCTCCAGTCTCTTGAAATAAGTCATTGCCCTCGCCTGAAAGCACTCCCTCTGGGGGCGATCCTCCCGCACCTACCCACCCTTGAGACGCTGGAAATTTCTTATTGCCCAGAGCTTGATTTATCCACTGATGATGGCGGtggtgaagaagatgaagaagacatgCCGATGCCGCCTAATTTACAATTCACTAAGCTCCGCAAGTTGGAACTCTGGTATATACCAAAACTGGAGACTCTCCCGTGGTGGATTCAGCACCTCACTAACCTTGAATCTTTATTCATCTTCTCCTGTGAGAATTTGAAGGCTTTGCCTGGGTGGTTTCCCAATCTCACCTCACTCAAACATCTTGAGATTTTAAACTGCGGGGAGGAGCTGAGAAGAAG GATATGCTGCCTGAATAGGTACATATGCATGCCGCAGAATCAGTTTTTGCTGGTAAAGCTGTCGGGGTTCTTCGTGATCCCAGCCCATCATTTCGGTTTCAAGATTCTATATCTCATCTGCAAATGCCCCAAGGCTCTCAGAAAGTTCAAGGGTGCACAG CTTGTGGTTGTTGGTGCTGAATTAAATGGGCAGCTTAAGGCTCCAAAAGACTGTTTCCTTCTAGCAAAG AATCCCAATGGAATGTTTTGCAAGGACGCATTCTCGGCTCTTATGAGTTCACGGAACTTGTACGGTTTCATCAAGA AGTCATTCTTAGATATTGGTTCTGTGTCGAGGATACTGGATAGCATAATGAAACTCTGCCCCCAGTTCAACTGGAACATTGAGAACCAAGAAAGCTTCACAAATTCATCTGAACTGGAGCACATTACAGAG GCAACTGCAAGAGATCTCAATGTTGTTAGACCTCTGCCTGCACTCCCTGTCCTCAATTCACAACAGAATAGAGTGTCTCGCCTTTTAAATGTTTTGCGGATACTTGGAGTTGTGGAGACTTGTTAG